DNA sequence from the Candidatus Kaelpia aquatica genome:
TTCTCTAGCCATCCTGATCTAGGTGATTTAGAGCAGAAACTTTGGGACATAAACATGAAGGTAATGTTCTCTCCTATTCAAACCGATGATTCTGTAATATATGAGGTTAAGGAAGGAGATTCTCTGTATTTAATAGCAAAGAATTTTAATACAACGGTAGGTTTCTTAAAGAGAAGCAATGGTTTGAGCTCAGATTTAATCAGGATAGGGCAGAGGTTAAAAATTGTGACTTCAATTTCTGCTATTATTGTAGATAAGTCTTTAAATATTTTGACTCTTAAAATGAATGATGAGATAGTCAAGGTCTATCCTTGCTCAACAGGTGAGTTTAATTCAACCCCAACCGGTGATTTCAAGATCATAAATAAGCTCCCTAATCCTACTTGGTATAAAGCCGGGGCAATTGTTCCCCCAGATAGCGATGAGAATATACTTGGCAGTCGCTGGATGGGCTTTGAGCTCTCAGGCTATGGTATCCATGGTACAACTAAGCCTGGAAGCATAGGTCAGCAGGTAACAGCTGGCTGCATTAGGCTTTATAACGAAGATGTTGAAGAGCTTTACGATGTTACTCCTACAGGGACTAAAGTCACTATCATTGAATAATTATGGCTGAACTGGATTTTGAAAGACCAATACTGGAGTTAGAGAGAAAGATCTCTGAGTTAAAGAGCTTCTCTCAAGATAAAAATATTAATCTCAGTGATGAGATTGGTGGTTTTCAAGAGAAATTAGAGAGCCTTAAGAGGGAGATTTATGGAGCTTTAACGCCTTGGCAGAAAGTTCAGGTATCACGTCATTCAGATCGCCCAACTTTATTGGACTATACCAGTATGATTATGGATGACTTTATAGAGCTTCATGGCGATAGATGTTTTGGAGATGATAAAGCTTTAATTACAGGGCTTGCAAAGATAGACGGAAGGAGAGTTGCTATTGTTGGGCACCAAAAGGGAAGAGATACAAAAGAAAATTTAGA
Encoded proteins:
- a CDS encoding L,D-transpeptidase family protein codes for the protein MDRRVLIIILLVVVGGGFLIWGINSSKEDLEQVYQDQSTTELSQDDVDVSVSSEIEDISQFDTLIEEGAEGTFEEGLLFAEQLTKNNKLIEAKEVYKRLVRNFSSHPDLGDLEQKLWDINMKVMFSPIQTDDSVIYEVKEGDSLYLIAKNFNTTVGFLKRSNGLSSDLIRIGQRLKIVTSISAIIVDKSLNILTLKMNDEIVKVYPCSTGEFNSTPTGDFKIINKLPNPTWYKAGAIVPPDSDENILGSRWMGFELSGYGIHGTTKPGSIGQQVTAGCIRLYNEDVEELYDVTPTGTKVTIIE